A single genomic interval of Microbacterium oleivorans harbors:
- a CDS encoding dicarboxylate/amino acid:cation symporter has protein sequence MSSATSKNPPDAKRKKPLYRSFGFQITVALVAGVLLGLLARQLGTDAEGNPNGLAATLSTIGSGYVTLLRTAVVPLIFLAIVASITQLRNVTNAARLAGQTLLWFGITALIAVTIGIVLGVTIQPGARVDAGQLTPDDPSSVGSWWAFLTGLIPQNFLGLSVSTSVDPETGAASSSIGYNVLQIIVISVAIGIAALKLGKRAEAFVSFTESALKVVQRVLWWIIRIAPVGTLGLIGSAVVTYGWEKLTTLLWFAVAVYIGLALVLFVVYPVLLKTHGLSIRQYFSGVWPAVQLAFVSRSSIGTLPLTQRVTERNLGVPREYASFAVPFGATTKMDGCAAIYPAIAAIFVAQFFGLELTVVQYLLIVVVSVVGSAATAGTTGATVMLTLTLSTLGLPLEGVGLLLAIDPILDMGRTAVNVAGQALVPTIVAKREGILDRELYDAERTGDPFDDDSVDDLEVTARA, from the coding sequence ATGAGTTCTGCCACGTCGAAGAATCCGCCCGACGCGAAGCGGAAGAAACCGCTCTACCGCTCGTTCGGCTTCCAGATCACCGTCGCTCTCGTCGCCGGTGTCCTGCTCGGCCTGCTCGCCCGCCAGCTCGGCACGGACGCCGAAGGCAACCCGAACGGGTTGGCCGCGACCCTGTCGACCATCGGGAGCGGCTACGTGACGCTGCTGCGCACGGCCGTGGTGCCGCTGATCTTCCTGGCGATCGTGGCCTCCATCACGCAGCTGCGCAATGTCACGAACGCCGCACGACTGGCCGGGCAGACCCTGCTGTGGTTCGGGATCACCGCGCTCATCGCCGTGACCATCGGCATCGTGCTGGGCGTGACGATCCAGCCCGGCGCGCGGGTGGACGCCGGTCAGCTCACCCCCGACGACCCTTCGAGCGTCGGGTCGTGGTGGGCGTTCCTCACGGGACTCATCCCGCAGAACTTCCTGGGCCTGTCGGTGTCGACGTCCGTCGACCCCGAGACCGGTGCGGCGAGCTCGAGCATCGGGTACAACGTGCTGCAGATCATCGTGATCTCGGTGGCGATCGGGATCGCCGCCCTCAAGCTCGGCAAGCGCGCCGAGGCGTTCGTGTCGTTCACCGAGTCGGCGCTGAAGGTCGTGCAGCGTGTGCTGTGGTGGATCATCCGCATCGCCCCCGTCGGAACGCTGGGCCTCATCGGCTCCGCCGTCGTGACGTACGGATGGGAGAAGCTGACGACGCTGCTGTGGTTCGCGGTGGCGGTGTACATCGGCCTCGCGCTCGTGCTGTTCGTCGTGTATCCCGTGCTGCTGAAGACCCACGGTCTGTCGATCCGGCAGTACTTCTCGGGCGTGTGGCCGGCGGTGCAGCTGGCGTTCGTGTCGCGGTCGTCGATCGGGACGCTGCCGCTCACGCAGCGCGTGACCGAGCGCAACCTCGGCGTGCCCCGCGAGTACGCCTCGTTCGCGGTGCCGTTCGGCGCGACGACGAAGATGGACGGCTGCGCCGCGATCTATCCGGCGATCGCCGCGATCTTCGTCGCGCAGTTCTTCGGTCTCGAGCTCACCGTCGTGCAGTACCTCCTGATCGTCGTCGTCTCCGTCGTCGGTTCGGCCGCGACGGCCGGGACGACCGGAGCGACGGTGATGCTGACCCTCACCCTGTCGACGTTGGGCCTCCCGCTCGAGGGCGTCGGTCTGCTGCTCGCGATCGACCCGATCCTCGACATGGGCCGCACCGCGGTCAACGTCGCCGGTCAGGCGCTGGTGCCGACGATCGTGGC
- a CDS encoding cyanamide hydratase — protein sequence MTLDLAALLAPPTATAALALETLERWSSPALVNHGIRSWAWARLRAETLGLHHDPELLFVAAMLHDLGVTDAFDAHEIAFESAGGAAGWAFAAGAGWPPQRRERVREVIERHMWRSVEPALDPEGHLLEVATSLDVSGVAPELWDAAALRAVTARHPRLDFTDEFAGCIRAQARRKPQTAAARLDASERIAAGGRVWAGILDEDARGHAVH from the coding sequence GTGACGCTCGATCTCGCCGCTCTCCTCGCTCCGCCGACCGCCACGGCCGCCCTCGCCCTCGAGACCCTCGAGCGCTGGTCGTCGCCGGCGCTCGTCAATCACGGCATCCGCTCCTGGGCCTGGGCGCGGCTGCGCGCCGAGACGCTCGGACTGCACCACGACCCCGAGCTGCTCTTCGTCGCGGCGATGCTCCACGACCTCGGTGTGACCGACGCCTTCGACGCGCACGAGATCGCGTTCGAATCGGCGGGCGGCGCCGCGGGATGGGCCTTCGCGGCCGGAGCGGGCTGGCCTCCGCAGCGCCGCGAGCGGGTTCGCGAGGTCATCGAGCGCCACATGTGGCGCAGCGTCGAGCCCGCCCTCGACCCCGAGGGGCATCTGCTCGAGGTCGCCACGAGTCTCGACGTCTCGGGCGTGGCTCCCGAACTGTGGGATGCAGCCGCGCTTCGCGCCGTCACGGCCCGGCATCCGCGCCTGGATTTCACCGACGAGTTCGCCGGATGCATCCGTGCTCAGGCGCGGCGCAAGCCGCAGACCGCGGCGGCGCGACTGGACGCGTCCGAGCGGATCGCGGCGGGCGGACGGGTGTGGGCGGGGATCCTCGACGAGGACGCCCGCGGGCACGCTGTGCACTGA